The genomic region AGTTATTTCAAATCTATCGTAATGATATTTCTTATCGAATATATTTTCCTCGGTATCTTTCACGGTTTGAAAATCTGGACAGTCCAGTATATTGTAAATGTTTTTACCGATCAGATCGTACTTTTCCAACTTGAACATTTTTCTTGCAGTCGTGTTTATTTCCTGAATACAAAGCTCCTGATTCAAAGCGATAATAGCATTCGGTGTCGAGTTTATTATTATATTCGAGATGGATTCGGCTCTTTCCCTCATATATGGAAGGCACATGTGAAGATCAGCCTTATTATTGTAAACTGCTATTGCCTTGTCCCGGCAGCTTGGATATCCGCAGGCTCCACAGTTCAATTCATCTTCCTTTTTAAACTTGCCGATTTTTCTAAGTATTTTCCTTATTGTCTCTTCATCGGGAATATTATAAGGCTTGGATTTATCGAAGAACTCTTTTGATAAATTAACTTTGACATCCTGCCGTAATATGTGAGGTTCGCCATTCCCCCTGGCTTTTTTTATATACCTTGTAAGCCTGTCTCTGTATTCAATAAAGCTCTTTCTTGAATTGCTTATGCATGGTCCGTTTATGCACCCTCCGCTACAACTGTTCATCTCGATGAAATAACCGCTAATATCGCTGCCCCTCAAAGATTCAAGTGTTTCCATGCATTTTTCCGTTCCATCGATGCCGATAAATTTATAGCTGCTCCTATCCTTTGAAGAAAGTGTTTTCAATATTCCGCCGGGGATTGGATAATATCTTGCCGTAAATTTTTTAAAATCCGGAATTCCGCCGCTGTCCTGTTCGCTTAAAGAAATATTTTCGATATCCAACCACTTTTCAAGCTCTTCGAATGTTATGACAGCATCGATAACATTATCGTTCTGGCAATCTTTGTATTCCTCTTTTTTAGCAAGGCAAGGGCCGATAAATACGATCTTGACACCGGGGCCGTACATCTTTTTCATCATCTTGGCATGGGCTATCATGGGGGATACCACGGGAGCAAGGTAGCATAAAAGATCGGGATAATATTTTTCGACTAAAGATACTACAACAGGACAAGCCGTTGTAATAATATTTTTCATTTTGTTCTGCTCAATAAGTTCTTCATATTCCAACGACACCTGCGCAGCGCCGACAGCAGTTTCTTCAACGTAAGAAAATCCCAATTTTTTTAAGGCAGAAAACATTTTCCCGGCATCATCTATATTGAATGCCGATGCGAATGAAGGTGCAATACTTGCATAGACCTTCTCATTTTTTTCTATGAGATATTTTACCCTGTCGACGTCGTTTACGACATTTTTGGCATTCTGAGGGCATACTTGAAGACATCTTCCGCAAAGTATGCAGTTCTTTT from Clostridiales bacterium harbors:
- a CDS encoding [Fe-Fe] hydrogenase large subunit C-terminal domain-containing protein, with the protein product MSTIQFKEANCKNCYKCIRNCPVKAISFKNEQAQIMEKNCILCGRCLQVCPQNAKNVVNDVDRVKYLIEKNEKVYASIAPSFASAFNIDDAGKMFSALKKLGFSYVEETAVGAAQVSLEYEELIEQNKMKNIITTACPVVVSLVEKYYPDLLCYLAPVVSPMIAHAKMMKKMYGPGVKIVFIGPCLAKKEEYKDCQNDNVIDAVITFEELEKWLDIENISLSEQDSGGIPDFKKFTARYYPIPGGILKTLSSKDRSSYKFIGIDGTEKCMETLESLRGSDISGYFIEMNSCSGGCINGPCISNSRKSFIEYRDRLTRYIKKARGNGEPHILRQDVKVNLSKEFFDKSKPYNIPDEETIRKILRKIGKFKKEDELNCGACGYPSCRDKAIAVYNNKADLHMCLPYMRERAESISNIIINSTPNAIIALNQELCIQEINTTARKMFKLEKYDLIGKNIYNILDCPDFQTVKDTEENIFDKKYHYDRFEITVDQSIIYSKEHEAIIIIMKDITKEENQKEQIYKMRCETVDIAQKVIEKQMRVAQEIASLLGETTAETKVALTKLKKSMLSGTEED